The DNA region TGGTTCTGTTTGGATTTGGTACAGTAGCCTAAATCCACTCACTCATAGCATGAGGCCAGGCATACAGGTCCGTTTACAAACTGTAAACTCAGAATTTCTTGCCACAAATCAAATCGTGGGGACGGACGTGATAAAGCTTTATCACAAGAAATTCTGAACTTACAGTTTGTGAGCAGACCAGATCAAGAATTTTAAAATCATGCAAGGTAAAAAGGTGaataagcgctatataaaagcctattgatatttgttattgtcaaGCCTTGAATCTCGCTAAAATGTTTGcctttttttatagaccaacacCAGTCAACACCGAGGAAGTGAGCGTCTACGAGCTGACACCTCATCCAGACTTCACCTTCAACGTGGGCGACATTATCGTAAGAATCGCCGACAGCCAGCGGGGAATCGCAACCATGAAGAAAGCCAAGTCCGACGTCAAATTGAACTCACCCAGTGCACTGATAGGCGCTAATGGTACCCATATAGGTGGACTTCAGGTAGATCAGGAAAGGATTGACTGTACCCAAACGGGTGACTCGAGTACCCATGTAAGTAACAATATATCCCAAATGAGTCAAGAAAACTCCCATATAGGCGACTGTGCTCGTACAGGTAATGCAGCTGTTGATACCCAAATGGGTACAACACAAATAGCTACTATTGCCATTGCAGGACACCCCGGTGTCCTGTCGGACTCCTGTGCCCCCGACGCCGTAAATTGCAAAGACACTCCGAGGGATGCTGCTGCAGCTGTGGAACACATAACGGATGTAGAACATTTGAAAGAAAATCCATCCAGCGAAACGATCAATATATCATTACCTGTCGATGCTGCTACCACAACCAGCCTTCATTCTTGCCTAAATGATTCATTAACGCCATCGACTAGTACTCCTAACCCGCAGCTACACAAAACAGACTCTCCGGTTACACTACACCCTGAATCTCGAAGTCCTGTAACAGACAAAGAACTCGGACAAGTAGAGATACAGAAAGAAGCGACTCCTGATCAGGATACGCCCAGTGTTGATCAAATGAACTTGGCCAACTTAAAGAAGGACTTGGCAACGCAAGCAGGGAGCTGTCCAACTTTAGAATGTAAATCCTCTGACTTTGAAAGTACTCGTGGTGATCAGGACGAAGGAGTGCCCTGTGCTGGTCAGGTAAGCATGACTTCAACTGACTAAAGAGCCAAATGTGTTTGACAATAGTTCAAAGCAAGTCATACACTTATGGACAAAATTTTACAATCTGAAAACTGAAAAGAGGCTGCTTGCCATCATGGTTCCCTGTTGACattaaagtaataataataaatagttcatatatagcgcattttacaatgcGCTTCACTTTATTTAATGCCCTAGTCGTTCGACCAATAACATCActataatctttctcagctccttgggggagtatacagccccaggCTGTCGCGGTGCtttaaaggctttttcaaacatataatcaacctctactctcgcatgtacccatttatagcccctgagtgaagagaagcaattatagtaaagaatcttgctcaaggacatgagtgtcatgaccaggattcgaacctacacctAAATGACGTAATCACATAGAGTTATAtgtattgactagagcgctaacttgctctgcgttttgaagccatcctcggcgcagacatgtttgatgtgttgcgtgactatggaacgattttaatttgaagagaaaacacattgccgcgatttattttacattcggcgtgtgcgcttacgtacgcgactgcccatttgcgtacgtccgcgctacgaaaaccgtatgttcgacttactaaaaaaaatatacgcgccttttaaacatgacgcacatgacgctcgcaaattgcacgctcatcagcagattgggCATTCACATTTTCTtgttcgatgacacataaaaaaagaacaaacgcactatcatgcaaatagccgtacaattgccatacaaaatttcaagcttttgtattggtttgtacaaaaACACGGAttcgcccacacggcttcaaatccttagtgcgtgtataacggggtgttagcgctctagtcaatatatatagctctatgcttaATCACCAGAACTGAAGTTTGATGTTCTAAACTGCTCGCCCAGTCAGTTCTTTTtgctctccttttttttttaaggtgagATGGATCAACACCAGTGGGGAAATTCATGTAGCCTGGGTGGATGGATCGGAGTGTGCCGTACTACCACAGGACCTGTACAAACTGGAGGAGGTAAGAAAATGCCCACAACTCACGATATAAAGCCAAGACTTGATGTTTTAaggccacaaaaaaaaaaattgttgatcgtccccgaccgaccgttcaaaaccccccaACCAATTTCTTTTTTCCATGTCTGGgtatctctttatacttttactgcccagatttttcagctgatatttttttcaaaatgtacagatttgaaaagatgtttaaagaaggtttttattcatgttggcaaagcaagaacaattcttcaaatatttacttgggctacactgtgcttagttgtttgaaaaagtttacagaaaatgtcagaaaagagttaaatttgtttgacaaaactattgaaaacatcaaaaacacacaaaccctctgttttaaagtgattgtgatgatttctttactcttgatttcatatttggcatgtcaacaaaacttataaaaaatctttttttaaaacctcCCTCTCCCATccgctaaaaaaaaaagcagtgcCTAAGCAGTGTCGTCTtcctttctcctgaagacgcgGAGCATACTGTCCAAAACGTCAAGACTTATACTCTGTGTATCAAATTTttaatcacaagggaaactgactgggtaaattttaaacgATTTTGGGTTGAATAAAGACAAGTTTActggagcaggatttgaaccaatgaacTCTGCACTGCCTGCGCACTAACAACTGACTTTCTAGTtgtatgttggcagtctccctatgttggcaatatctttgttcaggggtgccagtcagaagctttTTAACCTGTTACTGCTGTAAAGCCAAAGATAACAACCAAGTTTACGTTACAGCTTTCTCTTTTAGTGCGTTTTGTCGTTTATGTCTCTTTTAACCGTCTCTAAGTTTCACACTTCCTATTTGTTGTTCACCTTTAAAGGACagtgattctgattggtcagatAATGACCATGATGATGCTCATTGGAAAGACGAAGACCAATCACAAGGCTCATCTGATTCATCCACAAGTAGCTGGGAAACAGCAAGTGATGCCTCAGGAGCTGCTGATGAAGTCAACATTGCAAGGTTTGGACCAAAAattaccccccccaaaaaaaaattatgaagtaAATTCTATTCACTTTCATATTGCACCAGTTTATACATTTACTTGAAGTAGGTTACTTATTGGTAGACTTATTTGGAGTAGGTTACTTATTGGTGGGTTTATTTGAAGTAGGTTACTTATTGGTGTGTTTATTTGAAGTAGGTTACTTATTGTATACTTATTTGGAGTAGGTTACTTATTGTTGGGTTTATTTGAAGTAGGTTACTTATTGTATACTTATTTGAAGTAGGTTACTTATTGGGTTTATTTGAAGTAGGTTACTTACTGTATACTTATTTGAAGTAGGTTACTTATTGGTGGGTTTATTTGAAGTAGGTTACTTACTGTATACTTATTTGGAGTAGGTTACTTATTGTTGGGTTTATTTGAAGTAGGTTACTTAGTGGTAGACTTATTTGGAGTAGGTTACTTTTTTTGGTGGGTTTATTTTAAGGAGGTTACTTATTGATCCGTTTATGGTGGGTTACTTAATGACGGGTTTATTTAGATTTAAGTAGTTGAAACTTGTATTCAAAGCAGTTTACTTATTACTACTTTCCTTCTCAGTAGCTCGCCTAATGACAGACAAGACCTTATAATGGCGAGTAACATGGGTGATGCGGTACCACTTGAGCCCCAAGGTGACGACTCACTCTCCAAGATTACAGTAGACATAGAGGAAACCCGTACCGCCCTCCATCGCATCCGTGACCAGCTCGCCTCTTTCACCAACTCCATCCCTGAGAACCTGATGGAGGTGCCTCAGGATGCGAACCACATCCACGGAGGGTCCAGCCCCGGTCACATTGAGCACAGTCGGGACGGTAACCACAGTGTGGATACCACTGAAACTGATAATCTAGAAAAATTTAATCTAGAAAATGGTTTCCAGTCCGAGGCGAGTCAGCTGGAACCTGAAGCAGAAAAGGAGGTGGCCTCTTCCCCAGAACAGATCCCTGCTCCATCCGCAGTAGTGGAGGAGCATACTTCCCAAGAGACTGTAGCCTCATCTGAGAAAGAGGATGATCCTGGGGTCACAGAACCGAAGGAGGAATGTAACCTTGACAGCCAAGATGCAACTCCGAAGACATCGGAAGAAGGGACAGTACATGCGGCATCTGCACAAGCGTGTGACAGTGAGAACTCTTGATTTCCTCTCCCATTTGTTATAGTTTGTCTTGAACCTTCTCTTAAATTgattatgttttgttatttaaaaggTACTCCCTGTTAGTTCACTGTTAAGAAAGGAAGCAGTTATGTGGTTTTAAAATGCTCATTCAGCAATTTATTGCCAATGAGATATTAGAAAATAGTGAAATTTATcccaaaataacaatttaaggttttgtttttctccaaatccAATGCTGGTTATTTAcccaaattataattattattattataggtttCTGGTAACGAAACCAAGGACGAGAAGAAGTGTAAATATTTCTAAtgagttttttcttttaattgtttttgctGTTTAGATTTCTTCTTAATGGAGGAGGTGACGGAGAACCATCAGTTCAATTCAGCCAGTATTGTATTCCAACCAGAGGATCCCAAACAGTTCTCATTAACCATGAGAAGAGAGGTAAACTAATAACAAAGTTCCTTAAATACAACCACTCACCTTGTTCCTACAAAGAATTTAACAGGGTTTTTGTGAGTTTCCAATTGTTGTCTATGTGATTGTGATTTTCAACTCTACGTGGCAACGAGTTCCCGATCTGAGATTCTCTCACTCTGCAGTAGATtaattcaacccaaaatcactTAACTATTAACATCTCAATAGTAAAACTAAATACCTCTTTGCCACAGTGAGTTCGTAATCATTCAGTAAGAGGGAGATTTCAATCCCACTTGGCAACAGATTGATCCCAACTCAAAAACAATAGGGTTATGATAAAACAAAACTCGCTTAGCAACATTTGTATCCCAACCTCACCTGGCAATACTCTGTATTTGTGCCTGGCACAGGGGAACGATCTAACTAACTAAACCAATCTACACATTGGTATTAATAAGGAAGGCCTTTGTGCATTATTTCTGTAGATGCGGTTGCTCCAGACATCACTTCCACAAGGCATTAGAGTCAAAGGTTTTGCTGATAGAATGGTAAGCCAACAGTTCATCTGTTTATAGACTATCAAAATTTCAGTTTCGTTGCTTAAAAAGATGCACATTCTGAAAGATGAGATTGCCCTTTTGTATTCATGAACGtgaaaccttactagattgtatctccaccatgcaaagtttcaaattctactctcGTACAGATTGTTACGACAAACCTTtgttgtatctccaccatgcgaAGTTTAAAACCTACTTTCCACCTTCACATTTCATCAGGACCTCTTCTCTGTGCTCTTCGAGGGCCCAAGTAACACACCATACGAGAATGGGCTTTTTTACTTTGACGCCCGTCTTCCCAAAGACTACCCTAAATCACCGCCTGTCATGCACTTCCACGCCTACTGCAGTGGTAGACTCAACCCAAACCTGTACAATGATGGCAAGGTGTGCATTAGCCTGCTTGGAACCTGGACAGGAAAGGTACGTGTGCACCAGCTTAGAATACAGCCCTTGAacctaaggccgtgtccgaaacggcgacttcggctacagctacggctagatcgcgcgcgtctgcctattcttcaacactggtagacgcgctgatctagacgtagctgtagccgaagtcgtcgtttcggacacagcctcagtcttgaaggggcacagccaTTTTCCTCTGgtcaggggcacttctatgaggaaaattgtaagtattggaattttgcacagggcaccacagcaaaagcatatAGGACACCAcgacaattgctgtgggtgcctgAAAAGTATGTTAACAGGATCACAAGAATCAGGTGTCAAAATACTGCACAGTTCTAtgcaaaaatgtgtttaaattaccttatagggtttacaaggtaatCAATGCAATCAATTTAAAAGTGTGTTTATTTTTCACGTAAGAACATTTGTTATCAATTGTACAGCATTAAAGCAAAAAGTTCCTAGAAATACTGtttacttttttagcctttgagaatgactctgctagggttaaaggcagtggacactattggtaattactcaaaataattatgagcataaaacctttcttggtgacgagtaatggggaggaggttgatggtataaaacattgtgagaaacagctccctctaaagtaatgtagttttcgagaaagaagtaattttccatgaatttgatttcgagacctcgggtttagaatttgaggtcttgaaatcaagcatctgaaagcacacaacttcgtgtgacaagggtgcttttttctttcattattatctcgcaacttcgacgaccgattgagctcaaattttcacaggtttgttattttgtgcttatgttgagatacaccaactgtgaaggctagtctttgacaattaccaatagtctcttagtgtctttaaatgtcaggctatttattattttccccTACAGGGCTTAAGTTTGGGGTACTATTCCACCAGCCTGCAGGGCTTGTAACTCAAAATGtctactggaccagaatttatttttacaagaCCCTGAATCTTCATGAACAAAAGCTTTCTACAGAGTTTtacatgtaaaatgtttttatttgaacaatcaCTTAGAGAGGATTTATTAGTACATTTTGTATGATTTGTTTCTCGCTTCCTTCTTACAGGGCAGCGAGATATGGACGAGCAAATCTAACCTCCTGCAAGTGCTAGTCTCCATTCAAGGCCTGATCCTCGTGAGTGAGCCCTACTACAATGAGGCTGGCTATGAGAAGCACAGGGACTCGGTGCCTGGAACAGAGAACAGCAGGCTGTACAACGAGACCGCCATCTTGAAGATGGTTCAGGTGGGTTTCTCTCATCTCAGGCTCCTCCCACTTTGTAAAAACTAGCCAATGAAGACTAGGCATTTTGATGTAACACATGATGTAACACAACTACTTGGCTacataccttaaaggcagtggacactattggtaattgtcaaagactagccctcacagttggtgtatctcaacatatgcaaaaaataacaagcctgtgaaaatttgagctgaatcggtcatcgaacttgcgagataataatgaaagaaaaaaacactcatgtcacacgaagacctcaagttctaaatctgaggtctctaaatcaaattcgtggaaaattacttctttctcaaaaactaaagcacttcagagggagccgtttctcacaatgttttacaccatcagcctctccccattactgatcaccgagaaaggttttatgctaataattcttttgagtaattaccaatagtgtccactgcctttaactcaactATAACAGtcattggttacgaccgccaaaaagGCACCCCTGACTAGCCTTATCTACCAGACTTAGTTGACACAATATGATGACATCATCTATTTCTTGACAGTGTCTCTCAATGACACATGATAGACAAAAGTACACTCACAGCTGAATATCTGAAATCACACTTCCAGGCTCGTTAATAATGACAGTTACCAGCCTGACTGGATGTATAGATCTGTACAAATGTACCTTTAACCTTGCATTCAATTCACTTGGAGATTCACAGTCAATTCACGTCACTGCaagtacacatacatgtattaattgtgaataaaacaacactacatgtacatcaagcaTTATGCACATCTGCAAGCAGACGGTGCAAAGTGCGAGCTGACACTACCTTTTGGGACCCTGCAATATGAGACAATGATAGCTTACTGAATGAGCACCTTAGTGGATACAAAGGCTACTACAGTATATGactccaatattattattattattaaaaattaaccTTATTCTTTGATTATCTGTATACAGTCAATGACTCTGATGTTAACAAATCCCCCGGAAGTGTTTCATGAAGAGACGGTCAGCTTTTGTCGCAAGTATGGTCACAGGTGCGTACATTCTCCAGAATGTTTTCAACCATTGCATTATTAAAAGAAATCCCCTTGACACCTCTTttaagttgggaaggtagtgcctgctctaccagccaggctcttaTACATGATACCCATTTTgtgttgagcaaagaaaaatggACTAGAGCAGGTTTGTGAACCTGCCGTCTAAATATTTCCTTTTTAGGTTACTAAGTCTTGCGTCGTCCTGACTGACCAGAGATTtacatttcttcatttttacAGGATGATTAGACGTGTTGAGCACTGGCTTTCACTTGGTGATCGGTCACCGGGTAGCCAAGCAAGAGGGAAAGAAGATCAAGAAGATTTCACGGCGCCAGCGTTCCCGCTTCTGCCACTCTCAAGAGGGTTCGTGCTGAGTACAAGGCAGGCACTACGGGGGTACAGGGCAGCACTAGGTGTAGCAGGAATCCCAGAGTAGTTTCTGAGGATCGGCATGGGCTTTTTCCACCAGTAAGTCTTATTTTACACTGGACTGCTGGCACGAGGCCACTAGTTCACAGGCCTGAGGCCACTAGATCACAGGCCTGAGGCCACTAGATCACAGGCCTGGGGCCACTAGATCACAGGCCTGAGGCCACTATATCACAGGCCTGAGGCCACTAGATCACAGGCCTGAGGCCACTAGATCACAGGCCTGGGGCCACTAGATCACAGGCCTGGGGCCACTAGATCACAGGCCTGAGGCCACTAGATCACAGGCCTGAGGCCACTAGATCACAGGCCTGAGGCCACTAGATCACAGGCCTGAGGCCACTAGATCACAGGCCTGAGGCCACTAGATCACAGGCCTGAGGCCACTATATCACAGGCCTTAGGCCACTAGATCACAGGGCCGAAGCCACTAGACTGCAGGCTCAAAGCCACTAAACCGCAGGCCCTTGCCATTAGtttcaatgttgtttgtttgtttgtttaaatgatctTCCCGCCAAGGGAACTCTGCAATCTCATACAAGgagatataaacgccaagctagCAACAGACGATCTCTCCTATACAACCATTGGTGTAACGTCTGTCATTATGacttgcacaaatcaataacaAGAAATCCaagtattgtaaaaaaaataaaaaataaaaaaatgtacttaCATGTGACAGCACTCCTTGCCTAGTGTATGTCACTGCGATTGTGAAATGCATCATCCAAAGCTCGCTTCAATTGAATGCTCAGAGTAGCTGTTTTAGACAAAGAGAACAAATCAAAATATACTTAATATGTAAAGTGGGTATAAATGTTACATAAAGTcatttgtgagttagatttgaaaaatgtcttgtacaatgacttgccTAGTCACAATTTACTgcataaatttgaattcctcagactatagagacagttgctatgtcaaatggtacaggcaagcctttgcatagcaaACTCCAGTTGAGCAAACCCTGCTACCATTGTGCCGTACACATTCGTTCAGAATTGTGTATAGCTATTTTTCATCTcttacgcaaaagcttgccctgaatgaagcgacatagcaactgtctctttaGTCTGGGGAGTTCACATTGTGGCAGTAACTTGTGACTAAagaagtcattgtaccagacattcaTTAAATCTGACTCCCCGTGGCTTATTGAAACCCAAAAGAAGATCGCAAaactaaatatttaaaatatttcacaatCTTCGCGGTTTAAGCTAATTCTTTCTGTCAACTGAAAAATGTacggtttttaaaatttatttgtgtgtgtgagAAGGTGATGTGGACAACAACACCCGTTATAAAGCCAAATGTTATTAAAGTAGTGAggtcttaatatttataaagcacaattatgctaacaattttgtcCAAAATGTAAAACGTTTCAATCAATACTAATGATTTTCAATCAAAACTATTCTGTGGAAAGGTTGCATTTGTGATTTGCTGTCATGTTACcgaacaaataaatgaaataacttAAATAACATCATATCTTTTTAGAACGGTAAATTAATTTCAATCCTCTACTCCACCCAGTTATGCCACCTTTCAAAATCgcaatggtttcaaatggtgcATCaacttataataattataataaaaattgtggcttcttatatagcgcacatgtccatcacttagtgacgctcctggcgctgtaacatacagtatttcctgcaagataagGGACTAAtgtacgtttgaattatgagacctaattctgaaaGCACCATGTACtgtttaacaaggtgctgtggtgcaatttgctgccgatcagaccaggaacaccgggggcgaaccccttctcttttcgattagtgcacttggttcttttacatgtgttacataacacatgggactaATGGCTTAACATCCAATCTggaggacgaagcaatggtgaagtgtcttgcttaaggacacaagtgtcacggctggggacgTAAAAAGGGTACCTTTAAAAAAGGTACCACGATTGTTTGCGGGTGGGGGTTATATGGTATTATCTTGACTTTGATGTGGACGATCGGTGCTGGTAGGGTCTTTACAATCAGTGAGCTTCGTATTAGAACCGTTCCATTTTCACCAATTCTGTGTTTTGTCCTTTGAGTGTCTAGATAGATGCGTGGAGTTGTTGAGAATGAGATATAGCGCACGAAGTAATGTTTATATAATCTAAAATCCTGTTGTAGTcacacaaatttactttttaCAAAAGTTGACTAGTGTGATTCCATTTTCATCATTGAGCAAATCTTTGAAATCCATTCCCCTTCGCTTACTCCAACGATCTTTCACTAAGTTTTGCTGTCTCTGATCAATTCAATTATTTAGTTATTATAAATTGCATGGGGATAACgaaattatttttggtttttaaattacTAGGTGCTTTCCTAACTGTCCTGAAAGAAATAATGGACAGGCATGCTTCCTGGTCCAGTAAGGGTCCAAGAGCCATTCTTGGCATCGGACTCACAGACCTTACATGAATTCCATAGTTTCTGTTGTTTAGAAACTTGAATGAGTGTATTGTTGTGGGTGATATTAGAGTAGACCTTATAAACTTGGAATCACTGTGGTGGGGTGACCTCAAGTGGAGGCTAAAAGAATTGTCGTCGCGTCATATCACCTCTATGAGGTCGGCAGGATGATTTCAATGCATAAGGCCAAAGATCTTTCTTTAAATGCCTTGcagtgagtaatggggagaggttgatggtataaaatattgtgagaaacggctccctctgaagtgccctagttttcgagaaagaagtaattttcaaagaatttgatttcgagacctcagatttagaacttgaggtctcaaaatcaaccatctaaa from Asterias rubens chromosome 7, eAstRub1.3, whole genome shotgun sequence includes:
- the LOC117292330 gene encoding (E3-independent) E2 ubiquitin-conjugating enzyme-like isoform X1; this translates as MASTLFEEDVVRRIHRGALQLGLVVRNFDGFNSLDDSEDEEEMLKKGYVRVAWYPRGREEVVGEGKVNLYDRSLMPGDAVRRNMGYSQRGIVRAVSVSCHLQVVRTKQMVYDVSSQDLEHIMKYTPSRHVVMGSWVGVVRNLYVQLIVCLKNGARCALSDDSACRLTDVHDYTDEDSAFSCDGFFPGQVLRGPATTFKNATWLSGQQPILSSKASFTVTVEEVKVTELEVHWQTRGLWKDPESDCTDQYDLQPPPRKVTEEMLLRVKPLSYFIAASTQIGDKVMYKIRAGDLDYPRPVTRGNISSFVQPLKTEGIPEVNLGKMGESDLKKMDSQSERVSGGGEPKSHQVPEDPKECCDKTEETSSVAMQASPKTEEALIGSMDSSSGAIKTTKEISTETNIGSETNGAGSCTNEAISSTQDTSNAVNKAPDDTAMASGGAGGAGSGAVVGSNSEAVDSPRKENIADLLGYVDEFLDSLGKLQAIKGQLSENMKELSGAACANITESAEQKALSCLLGLSQLSEYHERIANSDGIDGQDYQTEQKINEGLQELLARAEQPQGYLSQDASRLQDLKTLMENSSTESTKDIITQVRHLLKLTDAHLLASSSKEVGDAEVEKLGAAVGKSTSSKNLRRIRGMMLKSRNKRKCEEEKDGSRSSDGEEVWEEDSSEGSSEDSDAGSQTDSNASSKGEGSRRHKVVSSLLHRHTKKQHMRMAPKRRPPPRPLEVGERVCVEVTHTWTLADVMWQDGTLERGVVSADLVPVHQLDELEFFPGDFVTKNNESLENVYGLVCKTDHKERTCLIQWIMRPNQQCNVPTPVNTEEVSVYELTPHPDFTFNVGDIIVRIADSQRGIATMKKAKSDVKLNSPSALIGANGTHIGGLQVDQERIDCTQTGDSSTHVSNNISQMSQENSHIGDCARTGNAAVDTQMGTTQIATIAIAGHPGVLSDSCAPDAVNCKDTPRDAAAAVEHITDVEHLKENPSSETINISLPVDAATTTSLHSCLNDSLTPSTSTPNPQLHKTDSPVTLHPESRSPVTDKELGQVEIQKEATPDQDTPSVDQMNLANLKKDLATQAGSCPTLECKSSDFESTRGDQDEGVPCAGQVRWINTSGEIHVAWVDGSECAVLPQDLYKLEEDSDSDWSDNDHDDAHWKDEDQSQGSSDSSTSSWETASDASGAADEVNIASSSPNDRQDLIMASNMGDAVPLEPQGDDSLSKITVDIEETRTALHRIRDQLASFTNSIPENLMEVPQDANHIHGGSSPGHIEHSRDGNHSVDTTETDNLEKFNLENGFQSEASQLEPEAEKEVASSPEQIPAPSAVVEEHTSQETVASSEKEDDPGVTEPKEECNLDSQDATPKTSEEGTVHAASAQACDNFFLMEEVTENHQFNSASIVFQPEDPKQFSLTMRREMRLLQTSLPQGIRVKGFADRMDLFSVLFEGPSNTPYENGLFYFDARLPKDYPKSPPVMHFHAYCSGRLNPNLYNDGKVCISLLGTWTGKGSEIWTSKSNLLQVLVSIQGLILVSEPYYNEAGYEKHRDSVPGTENSRLYNETAILKMVQSMTLMLTNPPEVFHEETVSFCRKYGHRMIRRVEHWLSLGDRSPGSQARGKEDQEDFTAPAFPLLPLSRGFVLSTRQALRGYRAALGVAGIPE
- the LOC117292330 gene encoding (E3-independent) E2 ubiquitin-conjugating enzyme-like isoform X2 yields the protein MASTLFEEDVVRRIHRGALQLGLVVRNFDGFNSLDDSEDEEEMLKKGYVRVAWYPRGREEVVGEGKVNLYDRSLMPGDAVRRNMGYSQRGIVRAVSVSCHLQVVRTKQMVYDVSSQDLEHIMKYTPSRHVVMGSWVGVVRNLYVQLIVCLKNGARCALSDDSACRLTDVHDYTDEDSAFSCDGFFPGQVLRGPATTFKNATWLSGQQPILSSKASFTVTVEEVKVTELEVHWQTRGLWKDPESDCTDQYDLQPPPRKVTEEMLLRVKPLSYFIAASTQIGDKVMYKIRAGDLDYPRPVTRGNISSFVQPLKTEGIPEVNLGKMGESDLKKMDSQSERVSGGGEPKSHQVPEDPKECCDKTEETSSVAMQASPKTEEALIGSMDSSSGAIKTTKEISTETNIGSETNGAGSCTNEAISSTQDTSNAVNKAPDDTAMASGGAGGAGSGAVVGSNSEAVDSPRKENIADLLGYVDEFLDSLGKLQAIKGQLSENMKELSGAACANITESAEQKALSCLLGLSQLSEYHERIANSDGIDGQDYQTEQKINEGLQELLARAEQPQGYLSQDASRLQDLKTLMENSSTESTKDIITQVRHLLKLTDAHLLASSSKEVGDAEVEKLGAAVGKSTSSKNLRRIRGMMLKSRNKRKCEEEKDGSRSSDGEEVWEEDSSEGSSEDSDAGSQTDSNASSKGEGSRRHKVVSSLLHRHTKKQHMRMAPKRRPPPRPLEVGERVCVEVTHTWTLADVMWQDGTLERGVVSADLVPVHQLDELEFFPGDFVTKNNESLENVYGLVCKTDHKERTCLIQWIMRPNQQCNVPTPVNTEEVSVYELTPHPDFTFNVGDIIVRIADSQRGIATMKKAKSDVKLNSPSALIGANGTHIGGLQVDQERIDCTQTGDSSTHVSNNISQMSQENSHIGDCARTGNAAVDTQMGTTQIATIAIAGHPGVLSDSCAPDAVNCKDTPRDAAAAVEHITDVEHLKENPSSETINISLPVDAATTTSLHSCLNDSLTPSTSTPNPQLHKTDSPVTLHPESRSPVTDKELGQVEIQKEATPDQDTPSVDQMNLANLKKDLATQAGSCPTLECKSSDFESTRGDQDEGVPCAGQVRWINTSGEIHVAWVDGSECAVLPQDLYKLEEDSDSDWSDNDHDDAHWKDEDQSQGSSDSSTSSWETASDASGAADEVNIASSPNDRQDLIMASNMGDAVPLEPQGDDSLSKITVDIEETRTALHRIRDQLASFTNSIPENLMEVPQDANHIHGGSSPGHIEHSRDGNHSVDTTETDNLEKFNLENGFQSEASQLEPEAEKEVASSPEQIPAPSAVVEEHTSQETVASSEKEDDPGVTEPKEECNLDSQDATPKTSEEGTVHAASAQACDNFFLMEEVTENHQFNSASIVFQPEDPKQFSLTMRREMRLLQTSLPQGIRVKGFADRMDLFSVLFEGPSNTPYENGLFYFDARLPKDYPKSPPVMHFHAYCSGRLNPNLYNDGKVCISLLGTWTGKGSEIWTSKSNLLQVLVSIQGLILVSEPYYNEAGYEKHRDSVPGTENSRLYNETAILKMVQSMTLMLTNPPEVFHEETVSFCRKYGHRMIRRVEHWLSLGDRSPGSQARGKEDQEDFTAPAFPLLPLSRGFVLSTRQALRGYRAALGVAGIPE